One Natronomonas gomsonensis genomic window, CAAGAAATCCGAAATCAGCATCGTCGAGCGGCTCATCAACCGCCTGATGCAGACCGAGGAGAACACAGGCAAGAAACAGCAGGCGACGCGCATCGTCCGCGACGCCTTCGAAATCGTCGCCGAGCGAACCGACGAGAACCCCGTCCAGGTACTCGTCCGCGCCGTCGAGAACAGCGGCCCCCGAGAGGAGACCGTCCGCCTGAAGTACGGCGGCATCTCGGTTCCGAAGGCCGTCGACGTGGCCCCGCAGCGCCGCGTCGACCAGTCGCTGAAGTTCATCGCACAGGGCACACAGAGCGGGTCGTTCA contains:
- a CDS encoding 30S ribosomal protein S7 — its product is MSSDAPEPDAPASTDDERVSAKLFGQWEIGEIEYTDPSMRRYITVTPIAHTMGRHSEKQFKKSEISIVERLINRLMQTEENTGKKQQATRIVRDAFEIVAERTDENPVQVLVRAVENSGPREETVRLKYGGISVPKAVDVAPQRRVDQSLKFIAQGTQSGSFKTTTPAEEALAQQITGAANYDLQAYPISQKEEQERVAAAAR